From Pseudomonas sp. G.S.17, the proteins below share one genomic window:
- a CDS encoding sigma-54 dependent transcriptional regulator, whose translation MNTDLTVLIVEDDPHVLLGCQQALALEDIPSEGVGSAEEALARIGDNFAGIVISDIRLPGIDGLELLTRLKARDRSLPVVLITGHGDISMAVNAMRDGAYDFMEKPFSPERLVEVTRRALEQRGLAREVWSLRKQLAERDSLEGKIIGRSPAMQNLRALIANVADTSANVLIEGETGTGKELVARCLHDFSRRHAQQFVALNCGGLPESLFETEIFGHESNAFTGAGKRRIGKIEHAHNGTLFLDEVESMPINLQIKLLRVLQERTLERLGSNQSVAVDCRVIAATKSDLNEMGKAGQFRSDLYYRLNVVTLELPPLRERREDILQLFEHFLQLSSLRFDREPPQLDPQTVSSLMSHDWPGNVRELRNVAERFALGLPAFKTASTHIDSQSLGFTEAVEAFEKNLLSEALQRSGGNLSQASQELGMAKTTLFDKVKKYGLG comes from the coding sequence ATGAACACTGACCTGACCGTACTCATCGTCGAAGACGACCCGCATGTCCTGCTCGGCTGCCAGCAGGCGCTGGCGCTGGAGGACATTCCCAGCGAAGGCGTCGGCAGTGCCGAAGAAGCCCTGGCGCGTATCGGCGACAACTTTGCCGGGATCGTCATCAGCGATATTCGCCTGCCCGGCATCGACGGTCTGGAACTGCTGACCCGGCTCAAGGCCCGCGACCGCAGCCTGCCGGTGGTGCTGATTACCGGCCATGGCGATATCTCCATGGCGGTGAATGCCATGCGCGACGGCGCCTATGACTTCATGGAAAAACCCTTCTCCCCCGAACGTCTGGTGGAAGTCACGCGTCGTGCCCTGGAGCAACGCGGGCTGGCCCGGGAAGTCTGGTCGCTGCGCAAGCAGCTGGCCGAGCGTGATTCACTGGAAGGCAAGATCATCGGTCGCTCGCCAGCCATGCAAAACCTGCGCGCCTTGATCGCCAACGTCGCCGACACATCGGCCAACGTGCTTATCGAAGGCGAGACCGGCACCGGCAAGGAACTGGTTGCCCGTTGCCTGCACGATTTCAGTCGTCGTCATGCCCAGCAGTTCGTCGCGCTGAACTGCGGCGGATTGCCGGAAAGCCTGTTTGAAACCGAGATTTTCGGCCATGAATCCAACGCCTTTACCGGCGCGGGCAAACGGCGCATCGGCAAGATCGAACACGCGCACAACGGCACGCTGTTCCTCGATGAAGTGGAAAGCATGCCGATCAACCTGCAAATCAAATTGTTGCGGGTCTTGCAGGAACGCACCCTGGAACGTCTGGGCTCCAACCAGAGCGTGGCGGTGGATTGCCGGGTGATCGCGGCAACCAAATCAGACCTGAATGAGATGGGTAAGGCCGGACAGTTTCGCAGCGACTTGTATTACCGCCTGAACGTCGTGACCCTGGAGTTGCCGCCGCTGCGCGAACGCCGCGAGGACATCTTGCAGCTGTTCGAGCACTTTTTGCAGTTGTCGTCATTACGCTTCGACCGGGAACCGCCGCAACTGGACCCGCAAACCGTTTCCAGCCTGATGAGCCATGACTGGCCCGGCAACGTGCGCGAACTGCGCAACGTCGCCGAGCGCTTCGCCCTCGGCTTGCCAGCCTTCAAGACCGCAAGCACCCACATCGACAGCCAGAGCCTGGGCTTTACCGAAGCCGTGGAAGCCTTCGAGAAAAACCTGCTTAGCGAGGCGCTACAACGCAGCGGCGGCAACCTGAGCCAGGCCAGCCAGGAACTGGGCATGGCCAAGACCACGCTGTTCGACAAGGTCAAGAAGTATGGGCTTGGTTAG
- a CDS encoding ATP-binding protein, whose protein sequence is MKCDPNLYRAAPPSLAVKPRLIRHLFLPPLIIALMIGLGYIAYLFSEHNGIKALKENGERQLELHARTVESEINKYTYLPSVLELESNVSALLKDPTPELRQKVNDYLEGLNRRSRSRAIYVLDTTGRVLATSNWRDADSYLGEDLSFRAYYQDAVRGLPGRFYGIGSTTGEPGYYLAHGLEEQGKIIGVAVIKVQLEALEQRWQRARLEAFVSDENGIIILSSDPARRLKSVRPLTPEIKERLARSLQYYWFPLNELVPLERESLAEGVEKLTFPANVSVDHEHKQVSYLAQTRQLSDTPWHLTLLTPLEDLRREAGSQGMLVAVICALVAFLLIAWNERRKVLSTRLAAREALQQANNELERKIAERTEHLRASNERLKGQIRERRQAEDTLRRAQDELVQAGKLAAIGQMSTSIAHELNQPLAALRTLSGNTVRFLERGALDTASANLRTINDLVDRMGRITASLRAFARRGDDKGQALLSKAVEAALQLLAGRLENFSLDLHQDFVDAQLMIDQTRLEQILVNLIGNALDAMSAQPLPELWLEGSLVDGRYRLLVRDNGHGIDDEARKHLFEPFFTTKPGEQGLGLGLTLSASLAAAAGGSLGAEHPTTGGTAFVLCLPLVPV, encoded by the coding sequence ATGAAATGCGACCCCAATCTTTATCGCGCCGCGCCGCCATCACTCGCCGTGAAACCCCGCCTGATACGCCACCTGTTTTTGCCGCCGCTGATCATTGCGTTGATGATCGGCCTGGGCTACATCGCCTATCTGTTCAGTGAACACAACGGTATCAAGGCGCTCAAGGAGAATGGCGAACGTCAGCTGGAGCTGCACGCGCGCACCGTTGAAAGTGAAATCAACAAATACACCTATTTGCCCAGCGTGCTGGAGCTTGAGTCCAACGTTTCGGCGCTGCTCAAAGACCCGACGCCCGAGCTGCGGCAGAAGGTCAACGACTACCTCGAAGGTTTGAACCGCCGCAGCCGCAGCCGCGCCATTTATGTGCTGGACACCACCGGTCGCGTACTGGCCACCAGCAACTGGCGCGACGCCGACAGTTATCTGGGCGAAGACTTGTCGTTCCGTGCCTATTATCAGGACGCCGTGCGTGGCTTGCCCGGCCGTTTCTATGGCATCGGCAGCACCACCGGCGAACCCGGCTACTACCTGGCCCATGGCCTGGAAGAGCAAGGCAAGATCATCGGCGTCGCCGTGATCAAGGTTCAGCTCGAAGCCCTTGAACAGCGCTGGCAACGGGCGCGTCTGGAGGCATTCGTCAGTGACGAGAACGGCATCATCATTCTTTCCAGCGATCCGGCCCGACGCTTGAAATCGGTGCGTCCGTTGACGCCGGAAATCAAGGAACGCCTGGCGCGCAGCCTGCAATATTATTGGTTCCCGCTGAACGAGCTGGTGCCGCTGGAGCGCGAATCCCTGGCCGAAGGCGTGGAGAAACTGACCTTTCCGGCCAACGTCAGCGTCGATCACGAACACAAACAAGTGAGTTATCTGGCCCAGACCCGGCAACTGAGCGACACGCCCTGGCATTTGACCTTGCTGACCCCGCTGGAAGACCTGCGCCGGGAAGCGGGCAGCCAGGGCATGCTGGTGGCAGTGATCTGCGCGCTGGTGGCCTTCTTGCTGATCGCCTGGAATGAGCGGCGCAAAGTGCTCTCGACACGGCTTGCCGCGCGGGAAGCCTTGCAACAAGCCAATAACGAACTGGAACGCAAGATTGCCGAACGTACCGAGCACTTGCGCGCCAGCAACGAACGGCTCAAAGGCCAGATTCGCGAACGACGCCAGGCGGAAGACACACTGCGACGGGCCCAGGATGAACTGGTGCAGGCTGGCAAGTTGGCGGCCATCGGCCAGATGTCCACCAGCATCGCCCACGAACTGAATCAGCCGCTCGCGGCCTTGCGCACCTTGTCGGGCAATACCGTGCGCTTCCTTGAACGCGGCGCGCTGGATACGGCCAGCGCTAACCTGCGCACCATCAATGATCTGGTCGACCGCATGGGCCGCATCACCGCCAGCCTGCGCGCCTTCGCCCGACGCGGCGATGACAAGGGCCAGGCCTTGCTGAGCAAAGCGGTCGAGGCCGCGTTGCAATTGCTGGCCGGACGCCTGGAAAACTTTTCGCTGGATCTGCATCAGGATTTTGTCGACGCGCAACTGATGATCGACCAGACGCGTCTCGAACAGATTCTGGTCAACCTGATCGGCAATGCGCTGGATGCCATGAGCGCGCAACCGCTGCCTGAATTGTGGCTTGAAGGTTCGCTGGTAGACGGTCGCTATCGCCTGCTGGTGCGGGATAACGGCCATGGCATCGACGACGAAGCGCGCAAGCACCTGTTCGAACCGTTCTTTACCACCAAGCCCGGTGAACAAGGGCTGGGGCTCGGCTTGACCTTGTCGGCGAGCCTCGCCGCAGCCGCCGGCGGAAGCCTGGGCGCCGAGCATCCCACAACGGGCGGCACGGCGTTTGTGTTGTGTTTGCCATTGGTGCCGGTGTGA
- the metE gene encoding 5-methyltetrahydropteroyltriglutamate--homocysteine S-methyltransferase, whose protein sequence is MALAHTLGFPRIGADRELKKVLEAHWKGDLDEQGLRDAGRELRAAHWQLQKDAGIELLPVGDFAWYDQVLTHSLTFGVIPQRFADTTDARGLPTLNTLFAMARGATTCCDGAHGKGQYAQELTKWFDTNYHYLVPEFTQDQRFKLSWEQLFEEVDEARTLGHKVKPVVIGPLTYLWLGKAKGDSFDKLDLLERLLPLYGEILGRLAAQGVEWVQIDEPILALDLPQDWKNAFERTYHSLQYSPLKKLVATYFGGLEDNLGLAVSLPVDGLHIDLVRAPEQLAAVLDRLPTYKVLSLGVVNGRNVWRCDLDQALAQLREAQLRFGDNLWVSGSCSLLHSPVDVQREDKLDAELKSWLAFAVQKCEEISLLSAALNAPESSEVHAALAESRAIQISRGQSPRIHKPEVQARLAAITAADSQRQSAFAARIEQQRTRLNLPAFPTTTIGSFPQTPSIRLARQSWKQGRLSANDYTDAMRHEIRHAVQTQERLGLDVLVHGEAERNDMVEYFAEQLDGYAFTRFGWVQSYGSRCVKPAVIFGDLSRPQAMTVDWISYAQSLTDKVMKGMLTGPVTMLMWSFPREDVSRKVQAQQLALAIRDEVVDLETAGIKIVQIDEAAFREGLPLRRANWQEYLDWAVEAFRLCASGVRDETQIHTHMCYSEFNDVIESIAAMDADVITIETSRSDMELLQAFKAFDYPNDIGPGVYDIHSPRVPDTEEMVRLMSKAVQRIPAERLWINPDCGLKTRAWPETEAALVNMVAAARQLRSQLA, encoded by the coding sequence ATGGCCTTGGCCCACACACTTGGTTTTCCGCGCATCGGCGCTGATCGCGAATTGAAAAAAGTTCTGGAAGCCCACTGGAAGGGCGATCTGGACGAGCAAGGCCTGCGCGACGCCGGTCGCGAACTGCGCGCCGCTCATTGGCAGCTGCAAAAGGATGCGGGTATCGAGCTGCTGCCGGTGGGTGACTTCGCCTGGTACGACCAGGTTCTGACCCATTCGCTGACCTTCGGCGTGATCCCCCAGCGTTTCGCCGACACCACCGACGCCCGGGGCTTGCCAACTTTGAACACGCTGTTCGCCATGGCGCGGGGCGCGACCACGTGTTGCGATGGCGCTCACGGCAAAGGGCAATACGCGCAGGAACTGACCAAGTGGTTTGATACCAACTATCACTATCTGGTCCCGGAATTCACTCAGGATCAGCGTTTCAAGTTGAGCTGGGAACAGCTGTTCGAAGAAGTCGACGAAGCCCGCACGCTGGGCCATAAGGTCAAGCCGGTGGTGATCGGCCCATTGACTTACCTGTGGCTGGGCAAGGCCAAGGGTGACAGCTTCGACAAGCTTGATCTGCTGGAGCGCCTGTTGCCGCTGTACGGCGAAATCCTTGGGCGTCTGGCTGCCCAGGGCGTCGAATGGGTGCAGATCGATGAGCCGATTCTGGCGCTGGATCTGCCGCAGGACTGGAAGAACGCCTTCGAACGTACCTATCACAGCCTGCAATATTCGCCGCTGAAAAAACTGGTGGCGACCTATTTTGGCGGTCTGGAAGACAACCTCGGCCTGGCGGTTTCCCTGCCAGTCGACGGTTTGCACATCGATCTGGTGCGCGCGCCGGAACAATTGGCTGCGGTGCTCGACCGTCTGCCGACTTATAAAGTGTTGTCCCTGGGCGTGGTCAATGGCCGTAACGTCTGGCGTTGTGATCTTGACCAGGCGCTGGCGCAATTGCGTGAGGCGCAGCTGCGCTTTGGCGATAACTTGTGGGTTTCCGGCTCCTGCTCACTGCTGCACAGCCCGGTGGATGTGCAGCGCGAAGATAAACTCGATGCCGAGCTCAAGAGCTGGCTGGCGTTTGCCGTACAGAAGTGCGAAGAAATCTCGCTGCTCAGCGCGGCCTTGAACGCGCCGGAATCTTCCGAAGTGCACGCCGCCCTGGCTGAAAGTCGCGCGATACAGATCAGCCGCGGGCAATCGCCGCGCATCCATAAACCTGAAGTGCAGGCACGTCTGGCGGCAATCACCGCTGCCGACAGCCAGCGTCAATCGGCCTTTGCCGCGCGTATCGAACAACAGCGGACGCGCTTGAATCTGCCGGCATTTCCGACAACGACTATCGGCTCATTCCCACAAACGCCGTCCATTCGTCTGGCGCGTCAGTCCTGGAAACAGGGCCGCCTGTCGGCCAACGATTACACCGATGCGATGCGCCACGAGATCCGCCACGCGGTGCAAACCCAGGAACGCCTGGGGCTGGACGTGCTGGTGCATGGCGAGGCCGAACGCAATGACATGGTTGAATACTTCGCCGAGCAGCTGGACGGCTACGCCTTCACGCGCTTTGGCTGGGTGCAGAGTTATGGCTCACGCTGCGTCAAGCCGGCGGTGATCTTCGGCGATTTGAGCCGTCCGCAGGCCATGACCGTGGACTGGATCAGCTACGCCCAAAGCCTGACCGACAAGGTTATGAAAGGCATGTTGACCGGGCCGGTGACCATGCTGATGTGGTCTTTCCCTCGCGAAGACGTGTCGCGCAAGGTGCAGGCGCAGCAACTGGCCCTGGCGATTCGCGACGAAGTGGTGGATCTGGAAACCGCCGGTATCAAAATCGTACAGATCGACGAAGCAGCATTCCGCGAAGGACTGCCGTTGCGTCGGGCGAACTGGCAGGAATATCTGGACTGGGCGGTGGAAGCATTCCGCCTGTGCGCGTCGGGCGTGCGCGACGAAACGCAGATCCATACCCACATGTGCTACAGCGAATTCAACGACGTGATCGAGTCAATCGCCGCCATGGACGCCGACGTCATCACCATCGAAACCTCGCGCTCGGACATGGAATTGCTGCAAGCCTTCAAGGCGTTCGATTATCCGAACGACATCGGTCCCGGCGTCTACGACATCCATTCGCCACGGGTGCCAGACACTGAAGAAATGGTCCGCTTGATGTCCAAGGCCGTACAGCGCATTCCGGCCGAGCGCTTGTGGATCAACCCGGATTGCGGCCTGAAAACCCGCGCCTGGCCGGAGACCGAAGCGGCATTGGTGAACATGGTGGCGGCGGCGCGGCAGTTGCGCAGTCAGCTCGCCTGA
- a CDS encoding alpha/beta hydrolase, which produces MRVFLFLAAFLCGLPSFAASRCDVNVPTQIAELQQVRLAYQSIGRESDPALLLVMGLGGQLIHWPDEVVVALCEQGYRVIRYDNRDVGLSSWVQPPANANLTYEVLRFKLGLQVSAPYSLTDMADDALGLMDALHVRQFHVLGASMGGMIAQHLADLAPQRIESLTLIMTSSGAQGLPMPNPALLQLLAKRGAPNREAALEQQADLLAALGSPQVKDDRALLLQQAATSYDRAFNPEGVKRQILAILAEPSRVELLDRLRLPVLVVHGTADPLLPVMHGVHVAAHIQGSQLRLIPGLAHRFQEAFKAPLLGAVLPYLRAQHEDGRHMAQL; this is translated from the coding sequence ATGCGCGTGTTTCTCTTCCTGGCCGCATTTTTGTGCGGCTTGCCGTCTTTTGCGGCCTCTCGATGCGACGTCAACGTTCCTACGCAGATAGCTGAACTCCAGCAAGTGCGCCTGGCTTACCAAAGTATCGGCCGGGAATCCGACCCTGCATTGCTGCTGGTCATGGGCCTGGGTGGGCAGTTGATTCACTGGCCGGACGAAGTGGTGGTCGCCCTGTGCGAACAAGGCTATCGGGTCATCCGCTACGACAATCGCGATGTCGGCCTGTCGAGCTGGGTCCAACCGCCCGCCAATGCCAACCTGACCTACGAAGTGCTGCGCTTCAAGCTGGGCTTGCAGGTTTCGGCGCCGTATTCGTTGACCGACATGGCCGATGACGCGCTGGGTCTGATGGATGCGTTGCACGTCCGGCAATTTCATGTGCTGGGCGCGAGCATGGGCGGCATGATTGCTCAGCATCTGGCGGATCTCGCACCGCAGCGGATCGAAAGCCTGACCTTGATCATGACCAGCTCCGGCGCCCAAGGCTTGCCGATGCCCAATCCGGCGTTACTGCAACTGCTCGCCAAACGTGGCGCGCCGAACCGCGAGGCGGCGCTGGAACAGCAGGCGGATTTGCTCGCCGCGTTGGGCAGCCCGCAAGTGAAAGATGATCGTGCGCTGCTGCTGCAACAGGCTGCGACTTCCTACGACCGGGCGTTCAATCCGGAAGGTGTGAAGCGGCAGATCCTGGCGATCCTGGCTGAGCCGAGTCGCGTCGAACTGCTGGATCGCCTGCGCTTGCCGGTGCTGGTGGTGCACGGCACGGCGGACCCGTTGTTGCCGGTGATGCACGGCGTGCATGTGGCCGCGCATATTCAGGGCAGCCAGCTGCGGTTGATTCCCGGCCTGGCCCATCGTTTCCAGGAAGCCTTCAAGGCGCCGCTGCTGGGCGCGGTGTTGCCCTACCTGCGCGCGCAGCATGAAGACGGTCGGCATATGGCGCAGCTTTGA
- a CDS encoding DsbA family oxidoreductase — protein sequence MTTPLKIDFVSDVSCPWCVVGLRALNEALAELGDEVRAQIHFQPFELNPNMPAEGQDIDEHIQQKYGSTPEQSKANRENIRLRGEELGFTFSQGNRRIYNTFDAHRLLHWAELEGKQQALKEALFTAYFTDLADPSSHKVLADVAQKVGLDRLRAEAVLSGNEYATEVRELEQLWVSRGISSVPTIVFNDQYAVSGGQPVDVFVGAIRQILAGDA from the coding sequence ATGACGACTCCCCTGAAAATCGATTTTGTCTCGGACGTTTCTTGCCCCTGGTGCGTGGTCGGTCTGCGCGCCTTAAACGAGGCGCTGGCTGAGCTGGGCGATGAAGTCCGGGCGCAGATCCATTTCCAGCCGTTCGAACTGAACCCGAACATGCCCGCTGAAGGTCAGGATATCGACGAGCATATCCAGCAGAAATACGGCTCCACCCCAGAGCAATCGAAAGCCAATCGGGAAAACATACGCCTGCGTGGGGAAGAATTGGGCTTTACGTTTTCCCAGGGTAATCGGCGCATTTACAACACTTTCGATGCGCATCGGTTGCTGCACTGGGCCGAGCTGGAAGGTAAGCAGCAGGCGCTGAAAGAGGCGCTGTTCACGGCCTATTTCACCGATCTGGCCGACCCGTCCAGCCATAAGGTTTTGGCGGATGTGGCGCAGAAAGTCGGGCTGGATCGACTGCGCGCCGAAGCCGTGCTGAGCGGCAACGAATACGCCACCGAAGTTCGCGAGCTGGAGCAGTTGTGGGTTTCCCGAGGTATCAGTTCGGTGCCGACCATCGTGTTCAATGATCAATACGCCGTTTCAGGCGGCCAGCCGGTGGATGTGTTTGTGGGGGCGATTCGGCAGATTCTGGCAGGGGATGCGTAA
- the metR gene encoding transcriptional regulator MetR, with protein sequence MLEIRHLKTLHALREADSLVEAAERLHLTQSALSHQFKELEERLAMQLFVRKTKPVRFTSAGLRLLQLADSVLPQLRSAERDIARLAGGTAGRLHMAIECHSCFQWLMPTIDQFRDAWPEVELDLASGFAFAPLPALARGDLDLVVTSDPLELAGITYVPLFTYEAMLAVANQHPLANKPYIVPEDLLKETLITYPVERDRLDIFTRFLEPADIEPAQVRTSELTVMMMQLVASGRGVCGMPHWALHEYSSRGYVKAKRLGEKGLFATLYAAVRADMLDAPYMRDFLLTAKDTSFSTLDGVSAVR encoded by the coding sequence GTGCTTGAGATACGCCACCTGAAAACCCTGCACGCCTTGCGCGAAGCCGACAGCCTCGTGGAGGCCGCCGAGCGCCTGCACCTGACGCAATCGGCTCTGTCCCACCAGTTCAAGGAACTGGAAGAGCGTCTGGCCATGCAGCTGTTCGTGCGCAAGACCAAGCCGGTGCGCTTCACCAGCGCCGGCCTGCGCCTGCTGCAACTGGCTGACTCGGTACTGCCGCAATTGCGCAGTGCCGAGCGAGACATCGCCCGATTGGCGGGCGGCACAGCTGGGCGCCTGCACATGGCGATCGAATGCCACAGCTGTTTTCAGTGGCTGATGCCGACCATCGATCAGTTTCGCGATGCCTGGCCGGAAGTGGAGCTGGATCTGGCGTCGGGCTTCGCGTTCGCGCCGCTGCCTGCCCTGGCCCGTGGTGATCTGGATCTGGTGGTGACTTCCGATCCACTGGAACTGGCGGGTATTACTTATGTACCGCTGTTCACTTACGAAGCGATGTTAGCCGTTGCCAACCAGCACCCGCTGGCGAACAAGCCTTACATCGTGCCCGAGGATCTGCTCAAGGAAACGCTGATTACCTATCCGGTGGAACGCGACCGGCTGGATATCTTCACGCGCTTTCTGGAGCCCGCCGACATCGAACCGGCGCAGGTGCGAACGTCGGAACTCACGGTGATGATGATGCAGCTGGTCGCCAGCGGTCGTGGCGTGTGCGGCATGCCGCACTGGGCGCTGCATGAATACAGTTCGCGGGGTTATGTGAAAGCCAAGCGCCTGGGCGAGAAAGGGTTGTTCGCTACGCTGTACGCCGCCGTGCGCGCCGACATGCTCGACGCGCCGTACATGCGCGACTTCCTGCTGACCGCCAAGGACACCTCGTTCTCGACGCTGGATGGGGTCAGTGCAGTGCGGTAA